A stretch of the Geovibrio thiophilus genome encodes the following:
- the gmd gene encoding GDP-mannose 4,6-dehydratase, with protein sequence MKTALVTGITGQDGSYLAEFLLKKGYTVHGIKRRASLFNTDRIDHLYQDPHVENRKLILHYGDMTDSMNLPRIIQEVQPDEIYNLAAMSHVHVSFETPEYVANADGTGTLRILEAVRLLNLVEKTKIYQASTSELYGKVQEIPQRETTPFYPRSPYAVAKMYAYWITVNYREAYNMFACNGILFNHESPVRGETFVTRKITRAASKIALGLQDKLFLGNLDAKRDWGHAKDYVKMMWMILQAPEPEDWVIATGKTTTVRDFVRMAFACAGIELEFKAVGVDEKGIVASCSNPLYQIPIGTEVVAVDPRYFRPTEVDLLLGDPTKAEQKLGWKREFELQDLVNEMMESDLKLMTKDVYLKDGGYKTMSYYE encoded by the coding sequence ATGAAGACTGCGTTGGTAACAGGGATAACAGGTCAGGATGGCAGCTATCTCGCAGAGTTCCTGCTTAAGAAAGGCTACACAGTCCACGGAATAAAAAGAAGAGCATCTCTGTTTAATACGGACAGGATTGACCACCTGTACCAAGACCCTCACGTCGAGAACAGAAAACTGATCCTTCATTACGGAGACATGACAGATAGCATGAATCTTCCCCGTATTATTCAGGAGGTTCAGCCTGATGAAATATATAATCTTGCTGCTATGAGCCATGTTCATGTGAGTTTTGAAACTCCTGAATATGTTGCCAATGCGGACGGAACTGGAACACTAAGGATTCTGGAAGCAGTAAGATTGCTTAACTTAGTTGAAAAAACAAAAATATATCAGGCGAGTACCTCTGAGCTTTATGGGAAAGTTCAGGAAATTCCTCAGAGGGAAACCACTCCGTTTTATCCCAGAAGCCCTTACGCCGTTGCTAAGATGTACGCTTACTGGATAACAGTAAACTACCGTGAGGCATACAATATGTTTGCCTGCAACGGTATTTTGTTTAACCATGAGAGCCCTGTTCGCGGGGAGACATTCGTTACAAGAAAAATTACCAGAGCTGCCAGCAAAATTGCTCTAGGTCTTCAGGACAAGCTTTTCCTAGGTAATCTCGATGCCAAACGAGACTGGGGACACGCCAAAGACTATGTAAAAATGATGTGGATGATCCTTCAGGCTCCTGAGCCTGAAGACTGGGTGATTGCAACCGGGAAAACAACAACAGTGAGGGATTTTGTCCGTATGGCGTTTGCCTGTGCGGGTATTGAGCTTGAGTTTAAAGCTGTTGGTGTTGATGAGAAAGGCATTGTTGCCTCCTGTTCAAACCCGCTTTATCAGATACCGATCGGAACGGAGGTCGTTGCGGTTGATCCCAGATATTTTAGACCTACGGAAGTGGATCTTCTCTTAGGCGATCCGACAAAGGCGGAGCAGAAGCTCGGCTGGAAAAGAGAGTTTGAACTTCAGGATCTTGTGAATGAGATGATGGAAAGCGATCTTAAGCTTATGACAAAAGATGTGTACCTCAAAGACGGCGGGTACAAAACTATGAGCTATTATGAATAA
- a CDS encoding glycosyltransferase family 2 protein yields MISFIMMAKNVEKYIDEAIIELQKENLINWELIIVDDHSDDSTFEAAYCHAEHDSRITVVRNKFVGKVLGTNYGYSLTKGDIIKCIDSDDVLLNNFFKEYDNLQKHEAHCHNAYIVGQNLSVMTKYLVPSCILTESYEFVLSGLISLPKWSWSFNRRIADIIFPMPENLPFEDVWIAMNIKRNAASIYHIKSPVYLYRQHTSNTFGGILNYEKDKVIFRASRLIKLIEIFKREERIISGYATDILDNVYEYNKTMRKEDLTLRDIFSSRLRFNSKLKIWLIRNFPYLIRAFIITKWKLSRS; encoded by the coding sequence ATGATCAGCTTTATTATGATGGCTAAAAATGTTGAGAAGTATATCGATGAAGCCATCATAGAATTGCAAAAAGAAAATCTAATTAACTGGGAACTTATCATCGTTGATGATCATTCGGATGATTCGACATTTGAGGCTGCCTACTGTCACGCTGAGCATGATAGTAGAATAACAGTTGTCAGAAATAAGTTTGTCGGCAAGGTCCTCGGAACAAATTACGGATACTCTCTCACAAAAGGGGATATTATCAAGTGTATTGATTCTGATGATGTTTTGCTCAATAATTTCTTTAAAGAGTACGATAATCTTCAAAAACATGAAGCCCATTGCCACAATGCGTATATCGTAGGTCAAAATCTTAGTGTAATGACTAAATATCTTGTTCCGTCTTGTATTTTAACAGAAAGCTATGAGTTTGTACTGTCCGGGCTAATCAGTCTTCCTAAATGGTCATGGTCGTTCAATAGAAGGATAGCAGATATAATCTTTCCTATGCCAGAGAATCTTCCTTTTGAAGATGTATGGATAGCTATGAATATTAAACGAAATGCTGCATCTATTTATCATATAAAGAGCCCAGTTTATCTTTACAGGCAGCACACATCGAATACTTTTGGCGGCATTTTAAATTATGAAAAAGATAAAGTTATTTTCAGGGCAAGCAGGCTTATTAAGCTTATTGAGATTTTTAAAAGAGAGGAGCGCATAATAAGTGGATATGCCACTGATATTCTTGATAATGTCTATGAATATAATAAAACAATGAGAAAGGAAGATTTAACTTTGAGAGATATATTCTCTAGCAGGCTTAGGTTCAACTCAAAGCTTAAAATATGGCTGATTAGGAATTTCCCTTATCTTATTAGGGCATTTATTATCACAAAATGGAAGCTGAGCAGGTCATAA
- a CDS encoding polysaccharide pyruvyl transferase family protein: MRYVLITGGQMYNKGAQAMTFTVVNECKRYFPDSTPVLLSSVPHKRVEGDTDRYNFVIMEFGLRLRLALSGRFFRLLNKIRNYGKFKTQYKDAAAQLKEYFANADCLIDISGLALSSQMGFRKSVFYLLGIAAAKNYNVPVYIFPQSFGPFNYPKTYQRLFINFLMKKFLSYPKAVFAREKEGLNSIQKFCKNVRLSPDLVLQNKHEIDKSIIFKQGISEKQLPDIPQNSAAIVPNEKTFIHGNGGKTLLLLNEITKELLKNNLNVFLIPHSTEDLSICEKVKSGFSNDNRVILISEEFNCIELQNLISKFNFIVASRYHSIVHAYLESIPVITLGWAEKYKELLGAFNQAAYLFDVRQQIDVNKITYAINDMITNQGINREKIKTQLGIIQENSVFDCLKGVN, translated from the coding sequence ATGAGATATGTTCTGATAACCGGCGGACAGATGTACAACAAAGGCGCACAGGCTATGACTTTTACAGTGGTTAACGAATGTAAAAGATATTTTCCTGATTCCACTCCGGTTTTGCTTTCATCTGTCCCTCACAAACGGGTAGAAGGCGACACAGACAGGTATAATTTTGTTATCATGGAGTTTGGTTTAAGATTACGTCTTGCATTGTCAGGTAGATTTTTTCGCCTGTTAAACAAAATCCGTAATTATGGAAAATTTAAAACACAATATAAAGATGCTGCTGCTCAGCTTAAAGAGTATTTCGCAAATGCGGATTGCCTTATAGACATAAGCGGATTGGCATTGTCGTCACAGATGGGATTCAGAAAATCTGTTTTCTACTTACTTGGTATTGCTGCTGCGAAAAATTATAATGTGCCTGTATATATTTTTCCGCAATCCTTCGGTCCGTTTAATTATCCAAAGACTTATCAAAGACTCTTTATTAACTTTCTTATGAAAAAATTCCTGAGTTACCCGAAAGCGGTTTTTGCCCGGGAAAAAGAAGGTTTGAACAGTATTCAGAAATTTTGTAAAAATGTTCGCCTGAGCCCTGATCTTGTTTTGCAGAATAAGCATGAAATTGATAAAAGCATTATTTTTAAACAAGGAATATCTGAAAAGCAGCTTCCGGATATTCCGCAAAACTCGGCGGCAATTGTTCCTAATGAGAAAACCTTCATACACGGAAACGGGGGAAAAACTTTATTGCTGCTCAATGAAATTACTAAAGAGTTATTAAAAAATAATCTGAATGTTTTTCTGATTCCGCATTCGACCGAAGACTTATCTATCTGCGAAAAAGTGAAAAGCGGATTTTCAAATGACAATAGAGTTATCCTGATTTCTGAAGAATTCAACTGTATTGAACTTCAAAACCTGATTTCTAAATTTAATTTTATTGTTGCATCAAGGTATCATTCAATAGTTCACGCATATCTGGAATCAATACCGGTAATAACGCTGGGCTGGGCTGAGAAGTACAAAGAACTCCTTGGAGCCTTTAATCAGGCAGCATATTTGTTTGATGTGCGGCAGCAGATTGATGTGAATAAGATAACATATGCTATAAACGATATGATAACCAATCAGGGAATAAACAGGGAAAAAATTAAGACTCAGCTTGGGATAATTCAGGAAAACAGTGTGTTTGACTGTCTGAAAGGGGTTAACTGA
- a CDS encoding mannose-1-phosphate guanylyltransferase/mannose-6-phosphate isomerase, with the protein MNNIILCGGSGTRLWPLSRTMLPKQFVKIFGEKSLFQMTEERNRRLCSSSLIVCNAEQFFLASDQLEESSKAVFLLEPIGRNTAPAIALACMLLEPEEIVLVTASDHLIKKQSAYEEAVKTAENLARQDYLVTFGITPDYPETGYGYIEADGADVLRFKEKPAMEKAERYMHANAKLAAKNLPAKYLWNSGMFCFKAGVFLDELKKYSPAIFETSAAALNNKVTVQERQYRIKHEDMLAIPADSIDYAVMEKSDRVKVVPCDIGWSDLGSFDSLYAETEAGENGNSVIAYSEGSPELVCVDSTDNLVISSERQIALVDIEGLLVVDTSDALLISKKGSSQKVKAVTEAIKKLKPELTETHRFVHRPWGTYEVLLESSRYKIKRIVVKTGRKLSLQKHFHRSEHWVVVSGTATVTVGDKRFYVHPNESTYIPAGQVHRLENEGKVDLAMIEVQVGEYVGEDDIVRIDDIYGR; encoded by the coding sequence ATGAACAATATTATTCTCTGCGGTGGTTCAGGGACAAGGCTTTGGCCTCTCAGCCGCACTATGCTTCCTAAGCAGTTTGTTAAAATATTTGGTGAAAAATCTCTTTTTCAGATGACGGAAGAGCGCAACAGAAGACTCTGCTCGTCCTCACTCATAGTTTGCAACGCAGAGCAGTTTTTTTTGGCATCCGATCAGCTTGAGGAATCTTCAAAAGCGGTTTTCCTCCTTGAGCCAATTGGCAGAAACACCGCTCCAGCTATTGCTCTGGCGTGCATGTTGCTTGAGCCGGAGGAGATTGTTCTTGTCACTGCGTCTGATCATCTCATCAAAAAACAGTCCGCCTATGAGGAAGCTGTGAAAACAGCAGAAAATCTCGCCAGACAGGATTACCTTGTTACCTTCGGTATAACCCCGGACTATCCGGAAACAGGCTACGGCTACATAGAGGCGGACGGGGCGGACGTGCTGAGATTCAAAGAAAAGCCCGCAATGGAAAAAGCTGAAAGATATATGCACGCAAACGCAAAGCTTGCAGCGAAAAATCTCCCAGCGAAATATCTTTGGAATTCAGGCATGTTCTGCTTTAAAGCAGGTGTATTTCTTGATGAACTCAAAAAATACTCTCCTGCCATATTTGAGACCTCCGCAGCGGCATTGAACAACAAAGTCACAGTTCAGGAGCGCCAGTACAGAATAAAGCATGAGGATATGCTCGCCATCCCCGCAGACAGTATCGACTATGCTGTGATGGAAAAATCGGATCGGGTGAAGGTTGTCCCCTGTGATATAGGCTGGTCTGATCTCGGCAGCTTTGACTCTCTTTATGCCGAGACGGAAGCAGGTGAAAATGGGAATTCTGTAATTGCTTATTCTGAAGGTTCTCCTGAGCTGGTTTGTGTGGATTCAACAGACAACCTTGTGATCTCTTCTGAGAGGCAGATAGCCCTTGTTGATATTGAGGGACTTCTTGTCGTGGACACATCTGATGCTTTGCTTATTTCAAAAAAAGGCAGCTCGCAGAAAGTTAAGGCAGTTACAGAAGCAATCAAAAAGCTTAAACCTGAACTTACAGAAACCCACAGGTTTGTTCACCGCCCGTGGGGTACATACGAAGTTCTGCTTGAGTCCTCCAGATATAAAATCAAAAGAATAGTGGTTAAAACCGGCAGAAAGCTTTCTCTCCAGAAACATTTTCATCGCAGCGAGCATTGGGTGGTGGTGAGCGGAACAGCAACTGTAACCGTTGGTGATAAACGCTTTTATGTTCACCCGAACGAATCGACATACATTCCCGCCGGACAGGTGCACCGCCTCGAAAACGAAGGGAAAGTGGATCTCGCAATGATAGAGGTGCAGGTCGGAGAATATGTCGGTGAGGATGATATTGTGAGGATAGACGATATTTATGGGCGCTGA
- a CDS encoding WecB/TagA/CpsF family glycosyltransferase, whose amino-acid sequence MEILGYNVFDEGITSIGSNEKRQIINTINPHSYIIATKDKVFTQALQESDILLPDGSGIVFAASFLKKRKIRKISGFDLHKYLLEEMNKIDGRVFYLGASEKCLELIKKRIDKEYPKIEVGVYSPLYKAQFSESDNLLMIEKVNEFKPNILFIGMTAPKQEKWLHIHKDKLFFSTACSVGAVFDFYAGLVKRPSNFWIKLHLEWLIRFLKEPKRLWERNLVSTPLFVYAVVKEKVKIMRER is encoded by the coding sequence GTGGAAATACTCGGATATAATGTATTTGATGAAGGAATAACTTCTATCGGGAGCAATGAAAAACGGCAGATAATTAATACCATTAATCCGCACTCCTATATTATTGCGACAAAAGACAAGGTTTTTACTCAAGCATTGCAGGAGTCTGATATTCTGCTACCAGACGGCAGCGGGATTGTTTTTGCCGCATCTTTTTTAAAAAAAAGAAAAATAAGAAAAATATCCGGGTTCGATCTTCACAAATACCTTCTTGAGGAAATGAACAAGATCGACGGCAGGGTGTTTTATCTGGGAGCAAGTGAGAAGTGCCTTGAGCTTATAAAGAAAAGAATAGATAAGGAATATCCCAAGATCGAAGTCGGTGTTTATTCACCGCTTTATAAGGCTCAATTTTCGGAAAGTGATAACCTACTGATGATTGAAAAAGTAAATGAGTTTAAACCGAATATTCTTTTTATAGGAATGACGGCACCGAAACAAGAAAAATGGCTGCATATTCATAAAGATAAACTCTTTTTTTCTACGGCGTGCTCAGTCGGGGCTGTATTCGATTTTTATGCTGGTTTAGTAAAAAGACCCAGCAATTTTTGGATTAAGCTTCACCTTGAATGGCTTATAAGGTTTCTCAAAGAGCCGAAAAGATTATGGGAAAGGAACTTGGTATCTACGCCATTGTTTGTTTATGCAGTAGTAAAAGAAAAAGTAAAAATAATGAGGGAGAGATGA
- a CDS encoding GDP-L-fucose synthase family protein: protein MNKNGKIFVAGHRGLVGSAIMKKLTEKGYSNIIIRTRSELDLVNQDAVAAFFASEKPHYVFLAAARVGGIMANNTYRADFIYENLMIQNNVIHQSYMNDVKKLLFLGSTCIYPKEAPQPMKEEYLLASPLEYTNEPYAIAKIAGVKMCESYNLQHGTNFISVMPTNLYGPNDNFDLETSHVLPALIRKVHEAKERGDASVEIWGSGKPKREFMYSEDMADACVFIMERIDFRDLVKDKTEIRNTHINIGTGKDISIRELAELIKEVVGFEGELKFNPSKPDGTMVKLTDVSKLSELGWQYKTELEEGVVCTYNRFLKQNVPSVGS, encoded by the coding sequence ATGAATAAAAACGGAAAGATATTTGTTGCGGGTCACCGAGGGCTTGTTGGCAGCGCGATTATGAAAAAACTTACGGAGAAGGGGTACAGCAATATCATCATCCGGACAAGAAGCGAGCTTGATCTGGTGAATCAGGATGCCGTTGCTGCTTTTTTCGCTTCGGAAAAACCGCATTATGTGTTTCTTGCAGCAGCAAGAGTCGGCGGCATAATGGCAAACAATACCTACAGGGCTGATTTTATATACGAAAACCTGATGATTCAGAATAATGTTATTCATCAGAGTTATATGAACGATGTAAAAAAGCTTCTTTTTCTTGGGAGTACGTGCATTTATCCAAAGGAAGCACCGCAGCCTATGAAAGAGGAATATCTGCTTGCGAGTCCTCTTGAATATACCAACGAGCCCTATGCTATAGCCAAAATTGCAGGCGTAAAGATGTGCGAAAGCTATAACTTGCAGCACGGAACAAACTTTATTAGTGTTATGCCTACAAATCTTTACGGACCTAATGATAATTTTGATCTTGAGACATCACATGTTTTACCTGCCTTAATCAGGAAAGTTCACGAAGCAAAAGAGCGCGGGGACGCCTCTGTTGAAATATGGGGAAGCGGTAAGCCCAAGCGTGAGTTTATGTACAGCGAGGATATGGCGGACGCCTGCGTCTTTATTATGGAGAGGATCGATTTTCGCGATCTGGTCAAGGATAAAACGGAAATCAGAAACACACACATAAATATCGGCACAGGAAAAGACATAAGTATCAGGGAACTTGCTGAACTCATAAAAGAGGTTGTCGGTTTTGAGGGCGAACTTAAGTTCAATCCCTCAAAGCCGGACGGGACAATGGTTAAGCTTACTGATGTTTCCAAGCTGTCAGAGCTTGGCTGGCAGTACAAAACTGAACTGGAAGAAGGGGTTGTGTGTACTTATAATCGGTTTTTGAAACAGAATGTCCCGTCTGTAGGCTCATAA
- a CDS encoding Coenzyme F420 hydrogenase/dehydrogenase, beta subunit C-terminal domain has protein sequence MLVERTANRNTLRVYAAYLPDLSQLYSVSSGGVFWALARHTIEQHGVVYGVEHQSLFDVHHGRAESLEQCVPFRRSKYLESNTKETFRQIKADLEQGRQVLFTGTGCQVAGLYGFFGCKTYPNLVTAEVVCHGVPSMNVFKTYIHELEALRNKKVQEIIYRDKSRGWNQNCIRICFTDGTSEADLSSTTPIHRGYLSGYYSRPSCGGCRYASLPRAADITLADYWQYKGGLRENNQNLGISLVVCSSEKGVACIEKIKHELLIEPSSLEEAVNSCRHLSKAPEESKYRNAFLSHMKKSGFHATFSKFRRKESIARKIAKLNPFGKLIIKILRNKGENYE, from the coding sequence ATGCTGGTGGAAAGAACAGCAAACCGGAACACCTTACGGGTTTATGCCGCTTATCTGCCGGATTTGAGCCAGCTGTACAGTGTTTCCTCCGGCGGGGTGTTCTGGGCTCTTGCGAGGCATACTATCGAACAGCATGGCGTTGTTTACGGGGTTGAGCATCAGTCATTATTCGATGTTCACCACGGGCGGGCGGAATCTCTTGAGCAGTGCGTACCGTTCCGCAGGTCAAAGTATCTGGAGAGCAATACAAAAGAAACTTTCAGGCAGATAAAAGCAGATCTCGAACAAGGCAGGCAGGTTTTGTTCACCGGTACAGGCTGTCAGGTTGCTGGTTTGTACGGCTTTTTCGGCTGTAAAACTTATCCGAACTTAGTGACCGCGGAAGTCGTTTGTCACGGTGTGCCCTCCATGAATGTTTTTAAAACATATATTCATGAGTTGGAAGCGCTGAGGAACAAAAAAGTTCAGGAAATAATATACCGAGACAAGAGCAGGGGCTGGAACCAAAACTGCATCAGGATATGCTTTACGGATGGGACATCAGAGGCGGACCTGTCCAGTACTACGCCGATTCACAGGGGATACCTGTCAGGGTATTACAGCCGCCCTTCATGCGGCGGATGCAGATACGCGAGCCTGCCACGCGCGGCAGACATTACCTTAGCCGATTATTGGCAATATAAGGGCGGGCTCAGGGAAAATAATCAAAATCTGGGTATTTCACTTGTTGTTTGTTCCTCTGAAAAAGGAGTAGCCTGCATTGAGAAGATAAAACATGAATTATTGATTGAACCATCATCATTGGAAGAGGCTGTAAACAGTTGCAGGCACCTCTCTAAAGCGCCTGAGGAAAGTAAATATAGAAATGCGTTTCTAAGCCATATGAAGAAAAGCGGATTTCATGCCACCTTTTCTAAATTCAGGCGTAAAGAAAGCATAGCAAGAAAAATTGCAAAACTGAATCCATTTGGTAAGCTTATAATAAAAATTTTGCGCAACAAAGGGGAAAACTATGAATGA
- a CDS encoding glycosyltransferase family 2 protein, producing the protein MINLSIIIPHYNSVDSLIKLLNSIPDQEDVQVIVIDDKSDKFTEDYTYLRDSKAYEHVAFLDNASCVKGAGVCRNIGLMNAQGNWLLFADADDFFIGGFYDYVAKFFDTHNDIVFFPPTSRDNLTGETSDRHLRYKKLVQNYIENPDDEALLDLRYKFYVPWSKLFRRSFVKDNGIFFDETIASNDLMFSTKTGHYMKLFSVSDEIIYSVTKDVGTLTKNTSEKVFDARVAVHIDYCKFLHDNAPEWYIKKQSLRSGGLILKAINYEFGVIKAISTYKLFSKHQIPVFRMRDLNLRTLKKLIHYKSEHNKQKKYLT; encoded by the coding sequence GTGATTAATTTGTCAATAATCATACCACATTATAACTCTGTCGATTCACTCATTAAGTTATTGAATTCTATTCCCGATCAGGAAGATGTTCAGGTAATAGTCATTGATGATAAAAGTGATAAGTTTACTGAAGATTATACTTATTTAAGAGACAGTAAGGCGTATGAACATGTTGCATTTTTGGATAATGCTTCCTGTGTAAAAGGAGCTGGTGTTTGCAGAAACATTGGTCTGATGAATGCTCAGGGAAATTGGCTTCTTTTTGCTGATGCTGACGACTTTTTTATTGGCGGCTTTTATGATTATGTCGCTAAATTTTTTGATACTCATAATGATATAGTCTTTTTCCCTCCGACCAGCAGAGACAATTTAACCGGTGAAACTTCAGATAGGCATTTACGTTACAAGAAACTAGTTCAGAATTATATTGAAAATCCTGATGATGAAGCACTTCTGGATCTCAGGTATAAATTTTATGTTCCGTGGTCAAAGCTGTTCAGACGTTCATTTGTTAAGGATAACGGAATTTTTTTTGATGAAACAATCGCGTCAAATGATCTGATGTTCTCAACGAAAACAGGGCATTATATGAAATTATTCAGTGTATCTGATGAAATAATCTATTCTGTTACCAAAGATGTGGGGACATTGACAAAAAATACAAGCGAAAAAGTTTTTGATGCGAGAGTCGCTGTACATATCGATTATTGCAAATTTCTGCACGACAATGCCCCCGAATGGTATATAAAAAAGCAAAGCTTAAGGAGCGGAGGACTCATTTTGAAAGCAATAAATTATGAATTTGGTGTAATAAAAGCCATTTCAACTTATAAGCTATTTTCAAAGCATCAAATCCCTGTTTTCAGAATGCGGGATTTGAATTTAAGAACATTAAAAAAACTTATCCATTACAAAAGTGAACACAATAAACAGAAAAAATATTTAACATGA
- a CDS encoding lipopolysaccharide biosynthesis protein encodes MENKTLKQQFISGALITFVSRYMFIAVNLIISAILARILDPDEFGVVAIVAVFTTFFQMLSQMGLGAAVIQHKTLSDKDISDIFKFTTLLSFGLATAFFFFSYAIAYFYENDVYVLIGKLLSISVLFNSMNIVPTAILTRDKRFKAMGITTILMNLIAGIATIILALHGFSYFSIVINSILLSVLMFSSYFFLCKIKIKKAFSLHVLRQIAGYSAFEYLHNFVNYFSRNIDNILIGKFLGATQLGYYDRAYRLMMYPVMNLTHVLTPVLHPLLADYQDNKDKIYSVYKRLVKFLAMLGVPIVVILFFYAKEIIFIMYGDKWLYIIPTFRILSLSIIIQIITGSGGAIFRAAGRTDVLFLVSLISGVLMVSGISLGVFVGGRLEYVAVGILVAMCINFIQLYYLLIVKVLGNSLIDFYMNLKTPFLIGMILIGVNIAILNLQKIESLILNFFISAVINFAVWLACIFIFKESKFMGINKIISKLSDNRKSIV; translated from the coding sequence ATGGAAAACAAAACCTTAAAGCAGCAATTTATCTCAGGAGCATTAATAACATTTGTCTCCCGGTATATGTTCATTGCGGTCAATCTGATAATAAGCGCTATTCTGGCAAGAATACTGGACCCTGATGAGTTTGGTGTAGTAGCTATTGTTGCTGTTTTTACTACATTTTTCCAGATGTTAAGTCAAATGGGACTTGGGGCGGCTGTAATTCAGCACAAAACCTTGTCTGACAAGGATATTTCCGATATATTCAAATTCACCACATTGCTATCTTTTGGGCTGGCGACAGCTTTTTTCTTTTTTTCTTATGCTATAGCATACTTTTATGAAAACGATGTATACGTATTAATCGGAAAGCTGTTGTCTATTTCAGTTTTATTCAATTCAATGAACATTGTGCCGACAGCAATTCTGACAAGAGATAAGCGATTCAAGGCAATGGGCATAACAACGATACTGATGAATTTAATCGCCGGTATTGCCACAATCATTTTGGCTTTGCACGGGTTTTCATATTTTTCAATCGTGATTAATTCTATCCTCTTAAGTGTGCTGATGTTTTCATCCTATTTCTTTCTCTGCAAAATTAAGATTAAAAAAGCATTCAGCCTTCATGTGCTGCGGCAAATAGCAGGTTATTCCGCATTTGAATATCTGCATAATTTTGTTAACTATTTTTCCAGAAATATAGATAACATTCTTATAGGCAAGTTTTTAGGAGCCACACAATTGGGGTATTATGATCGGGCGTATAGATTAATGATGTATCCTGTCATGAACCTTACACATGTTCTTACGCCTGTTCTGCACCCTCTGCTTGCTGATTATCAGGACAATAAAGACAAAATTTATTCAGTTTATAAAAGGCTCGTTAAGTTCCTAGCCATGCTTGGTGTTCCTATAGTTGTTATTTTATTTTTTTACGCCAAGGAGATAATTTTCATTATGTATGGCGATAAATGGCTCTATATTATTCCTACCTTTAGAATACTTTCATTGTCAATTATTATACAGATTATAACCGGAAGCGGAGGAGCCATATTTCGGGCTGCCGGCAGAACAGATGTGCTTTTTCTGGTTAGTTTAATCAGCGGAGTTTTAATGGTTTCCGGTATTTCCTTAGGCGTTTTTGTCGGCGGCAGACTGGAATACGTTGCGGTGGGTATATTGGTTGCTATGTGCATAAATTTCATTCAGTTATATTATTTGTTGATTGTGAAGGTGTTAGGGAATAGCTTGATTGATTTTTACATGAATTTAAAAACCCCTTTTCTCATAGGTATGATTTTAATCGGCGTTAATATTGCAATATTAAACTTGCAAAAAATCGAATCACTTATACTAAATTTTTTTATAAGTGCTGTGATAAACTTTGCTGTATGGCTGGCTTGTATTTTTATATTTAAAGAAAGTAAATTTATGGGCATTAATAAGATTATAAGTAAGTTATCAGATAATAGAAAAAGTATAGTATAA